TACTCCGCCAGGAAAGACGACAGCGCGTCGGCCAGGAAGGAATTCGTCGACGTGGTGTTCGCCAGCAGGCGAAGGCGTCCCTTGATCCCGCTGGAATACGGCTGCAGGTCCGCGTTCAGGCATTCCAGTTGGCCCAGCACCACGCGCGCATGTTTGAGCAGCACCTCCCCCGCCGGCGTCAATGCCACACCGGTGGCCTGGCGCACCAGCAGGCGGGTCTTGAAGGCCTCCTCCATATGCTTGATGCGCGCGCTGGCGGCAGGCAAGGACAGGAAAGTTCGCTCCGCCGCGCGGGTAAGACTGAGCGTGTCGCCCACGTTCACAAACAGGCGTAGGTCTGTCAGGTCATGTCTCATTGCCGCACCGTTCCACCACACAAAAGGGGGGTGTCTCGAATATTGAATTCTGTTGTCTCGGCCGACAATCTACCATGCGGGCAGCGATTCCTGGATCGGGCAAAGCCCGTAAGCGCCGAGCCCGGCGCTGCACCGGCGGCCGGATAACACCTCAAGGCAGTGGAGAGACGAATGAACGGAATGGTTTCCGGCAAAGTGGTCGTGGTAACCGGCGCCGGTGGCGGCGTGGGCCGCGGCGTTGCCCTGGCCATGGCCAAGGCAGGCGCCAAGGTGGTGGTCAATGACCTGGATCTGAAGCAGGACGGAACGGGCGGCCCCGCCGCCGCCGTCGTCAAAGAGATCATCGACGCGGGCGGCCAGGCGGTGGCCTGCACCGACAGCGTCGCCAGCTACGAAGGCGCGCACAACAATATCAAGACCGCGGTCGACGTCTTCGGCCGCATCGACGCCGTCGTCAACAACGCCGGCAATCTGCGCGACCGCGTTTTTCACAAGATGAACGAGGAGGAGTGGCGCCAGGTGCAGGACGTGCATCTGAACGGCTCCTTCTTCATGAGCCGCGCCGCCGCGCCCTGGTTCCGCGAGCAGGAGTCGGGCGCCTTCGTCCACATGACCTCCACCTCCGGGCTGATCGGCAACTTCGGCCAGGCGAACTACGCCGCCGCCAAGATGGGGATCGTCGGCCTTTCCAAGTCCATCGCGCTGGACATGGCGCGCTACAAGGTGCGCTCCAATTGCATCGCGCCCTTCGCCTGGACCGCGATGACCAGCTCCATCCCCGCCGACACGCCCGAGGAAAAAGCGCGCGTGGAAAAGCTCAAGAAGATGGAGGCCGGCAAGATCGCCCCGCTGGTGGTCTATCTGATCAGCGACGCGGCGGCCCAGGCCGGCATTACGGCGCAGATTTTCTCGGTGCGCGCCAACGAGATCATGCTTTTCTCGCAGCCGCGCCCCCTGCGCACGGTGCATCATGCCGAAGGCTGGACTCCGGAATCGATCGGCGAGATCGCCATCCCCGCGATGCGCAAGCACTTCTACGCGCTGGAACGCTCCCCCGACGTCATCGACTGGGATCCGATCTGAGGCCGCCATCATGCCGTTGGACTACGACACCATCAAGCACTGGCGTTTCGAGGATTTGCCTCATCGCTACACCGAAAAGGACACCATGCTGTACGCCCTGGGCATCGGCCTGGGCGAGGACCCGGTGGATCCCGCCCAACTGCGCTACGTGTATGAGCAGGGGCTGCGGGCGTTTCCGACCATGAGCGTGGTGCTGGGCTATCCCGGCTTCTGGATGCGCGACCCGCGCGCGGGCGTGGACTGGGTGCGCGTCGTGCACGGCGAGCAGCGGCTGACCATGCACGCGCCGCTTCCCGCGCACGGTACGGTGGTCGGCAAGAACCGCATTACGCATGTGATCGACAAGGGCGCGGACAAGGGCGCGCTCGTCGTCACGGAACGCACGCTGCACGACGAGAGCGGGCGCTGCCTGGCGACGCTGGCGCAGACCAGTTTCTGCCGCGGCGACGGCGGCCTGGCGCGCAGCGATGCGCCGCCCCCGGCCTTGCCCGACGCGCCCGACCGCGCGCCCGATCGCCAGGTCAGCCTGCGGGTGTCGCCGCGCGCGGCCTTGATCTACCGGCTCAGCGCGGACATGAATCCCTTGCATGCCGACCCGGCGGTGGCGCGCAAGGCCGGCTTCGAGCGCCCCATCCTGCATGGCCTGTGCTCCTACGGCATGGCGGCCAGGGCGGTGGTGCAGGCGTGGGCCGATGGCGATGCCGACCGGCTGGCCCGCCTGGACGTGCGGTTCCGCTCGCCGGTCTATCCCGGCGAGACCCTGACCTTCGACATGTGGCGCGAAGGGGATGAGATCCGCTACACGGCGCGCAGCGCCGAACGCAACATACTGACGCTGACCGGCGGCGTCGCAAAGGTGAACTAGTTGAGCAGCAACCGCCCTCCCCCTCTAGACGGCATTCGGGTGCTGGACCTCAGCCGCATTCTGGCCGGTCCGTGGTGCACCCAGAACCTGGCCGACCTCGGCGCCGACGTCATCAAGGTGGAACGCCCCGGCGCCGGCGACGACACGCGCGGCTGGGGGCCGCCCTATATGAAGGGCCCCGACGGCAAGGATAC
The sequence above is a segment of the Bordetella genomosp. 9 genome. Coding sequences within it:
- a CDS encoding SDR family NAD(P)-dependent oxidoreductase, with protein sequence MNGMVSGKVVVVTGAGGGVGRGVALAMAKAGAKVVVNDLDLKQDGTGGPAAAVVKEIIDAGGQAVACTDSVASYEGAHNNIKTAVDVFGRIDAVVNNAGNLRDRVFHKMNEEEWRQVQDVHLNGSFFMSRAAAPWFREQESGAFVHMTSTSGLIGNFGQANYAAAKMGIVGLSKSIALDMARYKVRSNCIAPFAWTAMTSSIPADTPEEKARVEKLKKMEAGKIAPLVVYLISDAAAQAGITAQIFSVRANEIMLFSQPRPLRTVHHAEGWTPESIGEIAIPAMRKHFYALERSPDVIDWDPI
- a CDS encoding MaoC/PaaZ C-terminal domain-containing protein codes for the protein MPLDYDTIKHWRFEDLPHRYTEKDTMLYALGIGLGEDPVDPAQLRYVYEQGLRAFPTMSVVLGYPGFWMRDPRAGVDWVRVVHGEQRLTMHAPLPAHGTVVGKNRITHVIDKGADKGALVVTERTLHDESGRCLATLAQTSFCRGDGGLARSDAPPPALPDAPDRAPDRQVSLRVSPRAALIYRLSADMNPLHADPAVARKAGFERPILHGLCSYGMAARAVVQAWADGDADRLARLDVRFRSPVYPGETLTFDMWREGDEIRYTARSAERNILTLTGGVAKVN